Within the Halomonas sp. HL-93 genome, the region AGTGGCTCGGCCAACAGGCGCTGGGCCAGGGCGTGGGTAGACTCGCCGCTGGTATACGTCAGCGCGGCGGAAAGCAGATGGCTAGAGCCAGTGGAATACAACATGCGCCCGCCGGGGCGGTCGACAAACGGCCGCGTCAGGGCATCCTCCACCCAATTGGGGCTGGCCACCCAGGAAGCGTAATTCTCACCAGAGGTGCGCTCAAGCCCCGCCTGCAGCGACAGCAGATGGCTCACAGTAATATCGGCGACTTCCGGGTCCGCCGACTCGGGCACGCGATCGCCAAGCAACGACACCAGCGACTGATCGGTCGACTCGATAATATTCGCCTCAATCGCAGCACCGACCAACGCCGCCAACACGGTTTTGGATAACGATTTGATGTTTGCCAGGGCATCAACGCCTGGCCCGCCCTGGTGGTGCTCGTGAATCACCTCACCCTGATGAGCGACCACAATGTTGTGCAAACGCGAATAGCCGCGGGCATCCTCGCTCAGGGTTTGTAGCGCGGCGGCGCTGGGGGCAGTGGATGAGGCTTCTTGGGCAAGTACGGGGGAGAAAAATGGCGTAGCAGCTAAAAAACTGATGCAGGCAGCGGATAACAGCGAGCGCATGACAAACCCTCAGCGAATGGGAATCCCTTTGAGCCTACCATCATCCCAGGGTTCCAGCCCCGTCATGGTAAATCGTGTAAATCAAGTAACGTCTTGAATACGCAAAGTTTGAAAAGGCCTGCTAGGCTTTAGGGGGTAAGCGATAATCGCAATACGTATTCCAACCGCGCAACACGCAAGGAGCGACGCAATGAATAGTATTATTTACATCGTAGGACTGGTAGTGGTCGTGCTGTTTATTCTTTCAATTCTCGGCCTACGCTAAAAAACACTGACTAACTTCGCGCTCATCCCGTTAATCAGGATTTTTCAAACCGTATGGGTCATCGCAAGCAGTTTTGGTACAACGACTAGGCGCAGTCCGCTGCGCCTTCCCCAAACATATCAAACATCAGCTCGCGCCCCATGGGCGTTAATACGAAGCGGCCTTGCTCATTGCGAGTGGCCGCTTGGCTGGTTTCCAATACCTGCTGGCAGGTGGCCCATCCGGGAGCGTTTTGGCTTAGCGACTGCAGTTCCTTCCGATTGAGGCCGCGCTGGGCCAGCGTAATTGTCTCCAACACATGGCCATTGTCATAAAGTAATTCGGCCACCACGGCCAAACACTGGCGTAAGCTGCGCTGAACGTGACTGGCGGTGGATATGTCGCTGGGCATTCCCTTCTCCTAATACGTTAGCTCGGCAGGGCACTGGCATCTAAAGCCTGATTGCCAATGACGATGTGTTGCAGTGCATTATAAACCAAAGTCGATATTAGACCAACGTCTAGCCTACGTTTTTCACTGGCCGCCCCGTCATCAAAACGTGGATGACGTGATAAGCTCGTCTTTATCTTCGTCACCCCGTATAGATGAGTGAGTTAACACGGCATGCATATCAGTGTTTTTGGAAGCGGTTACGTAGGATTGGTGGCAGGCGCCTGCCTGGCCGATGTAGGGCATCAAGTGACCTGTATGGACGTCAATGCCGAGCGAATCGCCCAGCTTAATGCCGGTGAGGTGCCCATCTTTGAGCCAGGGCTGAGCACCCTCGTCGCGCATAACATTGAGGCGGGGCGGCTACGCTTTACCACCAACGCAGAACAAGCCGTTCTGGAAGGCGAACTGTTGTTTATCGCCGTTGGCACTCCGCCGGATGAAGACGGAAGTGCCGACCTACGTTATGTGTTGGATGTCGCGCGTACCATTGGCCAGCACATGAACGATTACAAGCTGGTGATTGATAAATCCACCGTGCCGGTGGGCACCGCTGAGAAGGTGCAAGCGGCGATCAGCGACACCCTCGTCGCCCGCGGTGCCGATGTGCCCTTTGATGTGTGCTCTAACCCCGAGTTTATGAAAGAAGGCGCGGCGATCGAGGACTTTACCCGCGGCGCGCGGATCATCGTCGGTACCGAGAGTGAACGTGTGAAAGCCCGCATGCACGAGTGCTATGCGCCCTATAACCGCAACCACGACAAGCTGATGTTCATGAGCGTGCGCGCCGCCGAGCTCACCAAATACGCTGCCAACGCCATGCTGGCCACCAAGATCAGCTTTATGAACGAGATGGCCAATCTGGCCGAACGCCTCGATGTAGATATTGAAGACGTACGCCGGGGCATTGGCAGCGACCCGCGTATTGGCTACCACTTCATTTACCCAGGCTGCGGCTATGGCGGCTCGTGCTTTCCCAAGGATGTACAGGCACTAGAGCGCACTGCCCGCCAGCTAGGCTACACCCCGGCGTTACTTAGCGCCGTAGAAACGGTCAATTTGCAGCAAAAGCAAACGCTGTTCACCAAACTGCAAACTGTATTGGGTAACCTAAGCGGCAAAACCATCGCGGTATGGGGGCTTGCCTTTAAACCCAACACTGATGACATGCGCGAAGCGCCCAGCCGCACGCTGATGGAGGCGCTATGGCAGGCGGGCGCCAAGGTGCAAGCCTTCGACCCCGAAGCCATGGCTGAATGCCGCCGGATTTATGGCGAGCGTGACGACTTACTGCTCGCCGGCGACCGCATTCAGGCAGTGAAAGGCGCTGACGCTCTGGTGATCTGTACCGAATGGAAAGCGTTTCGCAGCGTCGACCTTGAATGGCTGGCCAACCAGTTGAATGACAGACTGGTGGTGGATGGGCGCAACCTGTTTACCCCCAGCGCTGCGGAGGCGGCGGGGCTGATGTATGTTGGGGTAGGGCGGCGCAGTTAACTTCTGCTAATAGCAAACATTCACGGTGAGGAAACACATCGTTACGAAAAAAAAGGCTATGGTAGTTAAAGTTACTTATAAATAAGCCGACGGGTTTAGGTAATACGAGAAGTAAGTGCTGCGCGAGGCTTCAAGGCGTAATAGAAGCATTGGCATGATTAGCGCAGCAAAATGCATCAGACAAGGCGCATGTTGTTATGTCTTCTATTTCTTCACTCGGTGTTGGTTCAGGCCTAGACCTGAACGGACTACTCGGCCAGCTACAAGAATCAGAGCAGGCAAAGCTTGAACCGATCCAGCAGCAAGCTGAGACGGAAGAAGCGCAAATTTCTGCCTATGGGCAATTGAAGAGCGACCTTTCGCAATTTCAAAGTGCAGCTGAAAAGCTCAATGACCCAGCTACGTTTGAAAGCCTCTCGACGGATGTTGAAGGCAGTGGTGTTAGCGCGGTTAGTAGCGATGATGCCCAGCCGGGTCAATATAACGTTCAGGTCGATCAACTTGCCTCTGCAGGCAGCTTGGTTACTGAGCGTTTAGATACTTCCGACGAAGCGGTTATTGATGGTGATCAATCGCTTTCGTTTAACTTGGCCGAAGGTGATATCGACCCTATCAGTATTGCAGACGGTAGCTCACTGGAAGACATGCGCGACGCTGTAAACACCCAAAGTGATGGCCGTCTGAATGCCTCCATCGTTAACGACGGTGATGGTTACCGTTTGGCTGTGAATTCAACCGAAACCGGTGCAGCTTCCAGTATTGAAAGCACCAACTTTTCCGATATCCTCTCAGCCGATGCGCAAACAAGCGATGCACAGGTTGTGCAGGCAGGCGAAGATGCTGCCTTTAACGTTAACGGTATTGATATCACGAGCCCTACTAACCAAGTAGAAGATGCGATCCAGGGAGTTACCCTGAACCTAACCGAAGCAGGTTCTTCAAGCACCGTAACGGTTGAGCAGGATAGCGATTCGATTCGTGAACAAGTTACTGCTTTTGTTGACGATTATAATGCTCTCAAAGGCACTATTGGCGAGCTAACCGCCTTTGATTCTGAATCTGGTGAAGCGGCTGATTTAAGTGGTGATAATGCTACCCGTGCCGTTGAGTCCTCTCTGCGTACAGCACTCAGCAGCGTGGTGGACGGTGATGGTTTCAATGTGCTGTCTGATGCGGGTATTTCGCTAGAGCTCGATGGGACGCTTGCTATCAATGAGGACGAACTAGACAGCGCGATTGCCAATCAGCCCAATGAGCTTGCCAGCTTTTTTGCCGGTGATAGCGAAAACAGCGGCTTGGCAGGCCAGGTAAGCACCGCGATTGAACAGCAAATTGGCACTAATGGTCGGCTGGAAGGCGCTATCACGTCTTCTGAAAGCCAGCTAGAGCGGCTGGGTGAGCGTTTTTCAACCACCGAGGAGCGTATCAATACAACGGTTGAGCGTTACCGTGAGGAATTCTCTGCCCTGGATAGCATGGTAGGCGACATGAACCAGACAAGCGCTTACCTGACTGAACAGCTTGGGTGATAATGGGTGCAGCTATCAGGCTGATAAATAGTTAAATATCCGCAGTAAAAAAGTCCGGCATGTAATGTCGGGCTTTTTTTTGTTCGTTCAGGAGGATTTTCCTAAAGTTATCGCGGTTGGTGCCGATTAATTAAGCCATCTACCTCAACATAAATTCACTAGGAGCTGTCCAACATGGCAACCATTACCTCACTCGGCGTTGGTTCTGGCCTTGATCTCAACGGCTTGTTGGATCAGCTCCAGTCGGCGGAGCGACAAAAGCTTACACCGATAATCGAGCGCCAAAACAATGAGCAAAGCAAGATTTCTGCCTATGGACGCCTTCAGTCCGCAATGGGCAGAGTGCAAGACGCTGTCGCCACGCTGAACGATGTTGCTTCTTTTAAGCAGCAAAAAGCCACCGTCAATGGCGACGGTGTGATAGCGACCGCAAGCGAAACCGCTAATGCGGGCCGCTATAATATTAACGTAACCCAGCTTGCCAGTGCAGGCAGCGTTGCTTCAGGTAGCGTGGCGCAAGGTACCGTGGTGGCAACTGCCGATACCACCTTGACCCTTAACTTCGGGGCAACGTATACCGGCGGCGAGTTTGACGTAAATGCTGAGCCACTAAGCACTCATACGCTCGAGGTTGCCGCAGGCAGCACGCTCGAAGATGTGCGAGACCAAATTAACGAAGATGCAGAAGCTGGTGTCACCGCCTCCATCGTTAACGATGGGTCGGGCTATCGCTTGGCGCTCAGCACAAAAGATACTGGGGAAGAGGCCTCTATCATTGGCTTTGAGGGGTTGGATCAACTCAATATGGATGATGCCACGCTTCGTGCGGGGCAAGATGCTGAGTTGGATGTAAATGGTATTACGATCACCAGTAAAACCAATCAGGTTGAAGAAGCTATTCAAGGGATAACGCTTAACCTCACAGCTGTCTCTGAAAACCCTGTTTCGCTGGTGATTGAGCGTGATGAAGAAGCGCTGAGAGGAGCCATTGATGAGTTTGTCAG harbors:
- a CDS encoding serine hydrolase domain-containing protein translates to MRSLLSAACISFLAATPFFSPVLAQEASSTAPSAAALQTLSEDARGYSRLHNIVVAHQGEVIHEHHQGGPGVDALANIKSLSKTVLAALVGAAIEANIIESTDQSLVSLLGDRVPESADPEVADITVSHLLSLQAGLERTSGENYASWVASPNWVEDALTRPFVDRPGGRMLYSTGSSHLLSAALTYTSGESTHALAQRLLAEPLNIAIPGWLRDPQGVYFGGNDMQLSPRALVEIGELYRNDGMVFDNNGDGQRVLPEGWVAQSWTPRGTSRWTGDGYGYGWFITQLGGEEAYYGRGFGGQALYVIPERELTIVITADPSPPSPGGQFQERLHDLVEDLLTDG
- a CDS encoding UDP-glucose dehydrogenase family protein, whose translation is MHISVFGSGYVGLVAGACLADVGHQVTCMDVNAERIAQLNAGEVPIFEPGLSTLVAHNIEAGRLRFTTNAEQAVLEGELLFIAVGTPPDEDGSADLRYVLDVARTIGQHMNDYKLVIDKSTVPVGTAEKVQAAISDTLVARGADVPFDVCSNPEFMKEGAAIEDFTRGARIIVGTESERVKARMHECYAPYNRNHDKLMFMSVRAAELTKYAANAMLATKISFMNEMANLAERLDVDIEDVRRGIGSDPRIGYHFIYPGCGYGGSCFPKDVQALERTARQLGYTPALLSAVETVNLQQKQTLFTKLQTVLGNLSGKTIAVWGLAFKPNTDDMREAPSRTLMEALWQAGAKVQAFDPEAMAECRRIYGERDDLLLAGDRIQAVKGADALVICTEWKAFRSVDLEWLANQLNDRLVVDGRNLFTPSAAEAAGLMYVGVGRRS
- the fliD gene encoding flagellar filament capping protein FliD — translated: MSSISSLGVGSGLDLNGLLGQLQESEQAKLEPIQQQAETEEAQISAYGQLKSDLSQFQSAAEKLNDPATFESLSTDVEGSGVSAVSSDDAQPGQYNVQVDQLASAGSLVTERLDTSDEAVIDGDQSLSFNLAEGDIDPISIADGSSLEDMRDAVNTQSDGRLNASIVNDGDGYRLAVNSTETGAASSIESTNFSDILSADAQTSDAQVVQAGEDAAFNVNGIDITSPTNQVEDAIQGVTLNLTEAGSSSTVTVEQDSDSIREQVTAFVDDYNALKGTIGELTAFDSESGEAADLSGDNATRAVESSLRTALSSVVDGDGFNVLSDAGISLELDGTLAINEDELDSAIANQPNELASFFAGDSENSGLAGQVSTAIEQQIGTNGRLEGAITSSESQLERLGERFSTTEERINTTVERYREEFSALDSMVGDMNQTSAYLTEQLG
- the fliD gene encoding flagellar filament capping protein FliD, whose amino-acid sequence is MATITSLGVGSGLDLNGLLDQLQSAERQKLTPIIERQNNEQSKISAYGRLQSAMGRVQDAVATLNDVASFKQQKATVNGDGVIATASETANAGRYNINVTQLASAGSVASGSVAQGTVVATADTTLTLNFGATYTGGEFDVNAEPLSTHTLEVAAGSTLEDVRDQINEDAEAGVTASIVNDGSGYRLALSTKDTGEEASIIGFEGLDQLNMDDATLRAGQDAELDVNGITITSKTNQVEEAIQGITLNLTAVSENPVSLVIERDEEALRGAIDEFVSNYNEMKSTVGRMTAYNGEGETSGELVGDRTVRTIEDRLRRDITENFGTSDISRLSQLGIAIDERGRLAVDETKLDDAVANNPEGLAAFFAGDTDEGGFAGRLNSTLETITADEGIIQSSLSSAELRIESLDERKLRMENSIERSVERYRKQFGQLDGLVAQMNQMSSYLAQQLMGLNTQ